GTTATAGGGCTTGAAGGCGCAAAAAAAGAAGCTTTGGAAGTCGTACAGCTTATTAAAGATAGAAAACATCTTCAAAAGATGGGAGGTAAGATTATAAAAGGGCTTCTTCTTATGGGACCGCCAGGAACGGGAAAAACTTTGCTTGCAAAAGCCATAGCTACCGAATGCGGAATCCCTTTTATAAATATGGCGGGCAGCGAGTTTGTAGAAGTGTTTGTCGGTGTCGGAGCTTCCAGAGTAAGAAATTTGTTTAAAAAAGCCAGAGAATACGCTTATACCGATGGAGCGTGTATAATATTTATAGATGAAATCGAAGTTATAGGAAGAGGAAGGACATTTACGTCTTTCGGCGGTGGTGAAGAAACTAACAGCACACAGAATCAGCTTCTTGTGGAAATGGACGGTTTGGACAGCAAAAAAAATAATGTCATAGTAATCGCGGCGACAAATGCCGATGAAAGTGTTTTAGATAAAGCACTTTTAAGACCTGGAAGATTCGACAGAAAAATAAACATAACACTTCCCAATTTGAGAGAAAGAGAAAAACTTTTTGAATTTTATTTAAAAAAAGTGCATGTGAGCGAAAATGTAAAAATAGACAGGCTTGCAAGAAAAGCCGTTTACAAATCTCCAGCGGATATTGAAAATATCGTAAAAGAGTCAGCTTTAATAGCGACAAGAAAGAAAAAAGATGCGATTGAAATGGATGACATTTCTGAAGCTATGGATAGAATAGATCTGGGATTGGAAACTCATCTTGAAATGACCCCGAAAGAATTAGAACAAACAGCATATCACGAAGCGGGACACGCTGTCGCTTTGTATCTGCATCACCCCACAGATGACGTTTTTAAGATAACGGTTAAATCGCATGCCGGTTCATTGGGGCTTGTCGCGCATCACCCTAAAGAAGAATTTCACAGTCACAATAAAGAAAAATTATTGGCAGACATAGTCGTAGCTCTTTCCGGTTATATGGCCGAAAAAATTAAATATAATACCACGACGACCGGAGTATCTGGAGATTTCAAAAAAGCCATGCATATAGCAAATACTATGGTGTGGCAGCTCGGAATGGGCACGGGCGGTTTTGTCGGAGACTTTTCAATAATACCGAAAGAAGAAATGTCGTCTAATCTCAAAGAAAAGCTCAATAATGAAACTATCGCGATAATGAACTCTTCTCTTGCAAAAGTAGAGGAATTGTTAAGGCAGAACTGGGATGTTGTTGACGCCGTAGCCAAGAGACTCGTCATTGACAAAGAGATGGATTTTGACGATCTTGAAGAAACTTTTGAAAAGTTTGGAAAAAAAAGAGAATATCCTGCCGTTGAAGTAATTGCTGCGGAAAGTGCAAAAATAGATGGCGGTGGAACGGTATTTGCAAACTCGGATGAAAATTGTGATACGAAAGAAAAAGAATAAGCTGATATGATAAGGCATTTTATTTTGTTTGTGCTTTTAATCTCACTAAGCGCATGTTACGGAGTAAGTTATCCAAAAGGTGACATCATTGGTTCTTTAGAAGCTCTCATAAAAAAGGAAAGTGGCACAGACTGTAAAGCTTACGTAGTTGGAAAAAGCTTATATTTAGATATGCCTCTTGAAGGGCTTACATCTAAAGACCAAAATAAAGTAAACGACGCCATAAAAAAAATGCAAAACGCTGTTATGGCGATAACAAGAGTGACGCTCAGCAGCGATTCCGACATAAAATATATGGTTGTAAGTGCATTTAGTCCTGAAAAAAGCGTTTCGTTTAGAATTCTGCAAAATATAGATGACGTCAAATCGTACCTTTATATGCGCATATCGCGGGGCGATTATGAAAGCAGAAATCTATTTGAAATAGAAGGACCGGAGATGACCGCTGTTCTCTTGGAGGACAGGCACGATATAACCGACAACGAGTATGTAGGTAGAATGATTGTTTCGCAGATTAATATGGCTGCGCGGACGAATCCGTTTTTAGGCGCTTTAATCTCAATGCTGCAATTAAGATATTCGGACGTAAAAGACGGAGTTCTTTATATATCGCTGTCGGGAACAATGGACAACAGAGTTAAAGAATTTGCGCAAAATATGATAGTCGAAGAAACGAAAAAATATTCGCAAAAATATGCTCTGGACTTTACGAGAGTGATTATATTGGATAATAATAAACGGATTGTTTTGGACATAGATTTTAGTGAAGACGGCGCACAATCATAGTTATTTGAAAGTTAATATATTAAGAAAGATAGGATGTGTAATATGTTAAAGAAATTATTTTCATTAACTATTGCAGTATTTTTGACATTATCATCTTTTCCCACTCATGGTTTTTCTGCTTCACCTTTATTAAATGTTTTTAATGTCGAGGCAATAAACGCTTATGCGTTTGTTACGGAAGCTTCTTTTAAAAACAGCTCCGTATCCATTTTCAACATACAAGACCTGCATTTTAATATTGACAGCCAAAAGAAAATTTTTGCGCTGCTTGAAAATCTTCATGAAAGTTATCCCGATTTTGAGCTTTATGTTGAAGGAGCCAGCGAAAACAGTGATTTTGAATGGGTTTATTCAAGTCTCGGCAAAAAAAGTGGAAATGTTTTTATAGAAGCTTTATTTGACAGCGGGAATATAAGCGGCGCTGAATATTTTTCCGCAAAATACGGAAAAAGAATAAACTCTGTAGAAGATAAAGGTATTTTTGATGGGAATCTTCTTCTTTTTGCAGAGTTAATAGAACAAAGACCGTCAATTGAAAATCTCCTCATTCCTCTGGAAAAAAATCTTGAAAACTTAAGAAATAAATATTTTATGTCTGAACAACAAAGGCTGTTTTCCGCATATAAAAGATACCGTTCAGGTTCTTTACAGGAGTCAGAATATTTTGATTTTCTCAAAAAAGAGAGCATTAAAAAAGGGATAGACATAAACGATTATCCGAATATAGCGCTTTATGTCCTTACGAACGGGTCGGCAGCAGGCTTAAGCCAGAGAAAGCTGCAGTCGCAGATGTCAGAACTGTTTTCGAATCTGAAAAACGTTTTAAGCTATAAGCAATATTCGGAGCTTATTGCCGTTTCGAACAATTTAAAAGACAGACAGTCGCTGATTGCCTATCTTTATAAGAATAGAGAAGAAATAAGCCTCGATCATTATCCGCAATTAAACAAATTTATTACTTCCATAGCTCTTTCTGACAAAATTAATAGGCTTGAATTTATTAATGAAGAAAATATTCTTGCCGATGACTTATCAGTAAAAATTTATCCTGACGAAAATTCAAAAAATATACTTTTTATGTCGCGTTTTATCGACATATATAGAAACGTTTTGATGACCTCGGCTGCAGCAGATGAGTATCAATATTATAAAGATAATATTTCAAAGTTTAAAGCTTTACTCTTCCAGTATGCCGTGGGGAGCGGTAGTTTTGTAAGACTTAATTCTATTGAAGCAAAAGCCGTGGAATTTAACGATAAAAATCTTAAAAGAAATGAAATTTTTATAAGCAAAATGCTTGGTGATACCGAGCATCCTTCCGGTATATACCCCGATTCTCATTTTGGTGTTGAAGCAAATGCCAAAGCAATTTTTGAAAGCTCTGCGTCTTCAAAAATAAAAGTCATTGTAGCCGGAGGCTTTCACACCGCCGGAATTAACGATATTTTAAATAAAAAACGTATAAACAATATCACTTTTATGCCCAGAATTACGTCTGCGGGGCATGAAAATTCTCAAAAATATGTCGAATACGCCAGAATGCTTTACTCCGCTGGGGATGCTGCAATACCTCTTCCTGTATATAACGAGCTTACAATGGAAGAACTTTCTTTAAGAGTACTTGATACGATTTCTAAAGAACATATAAACAAAGGATTTGACTTGTCTTCTCCGGCACTAAAACAAGATATAGAAAAATTTCTGCTCGCAAAAGAAGGTTTAGAAGAAGCAGAGTTTTCTTATGATAAAGAAAGCAATGAGATGCTTATTAGATATAAAGAAAAAGGTTCAAGTATTTTTCATCCCGTCCGTTTAAGTCCGTCGGATGATAAAACGGAAAATTCTACGGGAACTCTTACTACGCTCGGGGATATCACTCCCGGTATGGTGAGAGAAATATTAAAAGGAGCAACGTTTAATGTAACCGATATAATTCCAAATATTTTTATAAAGATGGTTAGGGAGACTGATTATTATCGTGAAAGATATAATGGTTCAGATATTGAGCAACTCAGGCTGGATATTTCCTCTGGAAAATTTGATTATAAACGCTTTTTTACAAATTTTCCCTTGAAGTTGAATACTTTTGTAATAAAAATGTTATCTTCTTTCATAAATATTAATACGCAATATCCTGACATATATGAAAAACTTAGAGAAACAGCTTCTACTCTTCTTAGCTATTATGACGAGGTCGATATAAGAATAGTGGATTCTTCATTTTTAATAAATGAAGAAGGCTGGTCATTGGCGGCATTAAACACTTCAGTGCCGAAAAATGGTAAAAAATCCGCCATTTTGTATGTGCATTCAGAATTTCTCGAGGCTTTAAAATATGAGCTTTCAGGTAATTCAGATGAACTCGATAATGTTTTGAAAGAACTTATAATGCACGAAGTAATGGAAAATAATGCTTTATATAGTGAGAGTTCAATCGAGTATCAAAATTTTGGGAACTATCTCAGAAAAAAAGGGATAGGGGAAGAAGGAAGAACAACAAAATGTTTCCATGATTTTATAAAGTCAGAATTGCCGGATTTCGGGATCATGATAAAAATGCTGGAGAACACCAATTCCATCACACTGAAAGGGCAGAAAGATCTGTTAAAACTTGGTAATTCCATACGTCTTGAAGCTTTCTCAAGACATGAAGAAATACAAAGTATTTACAAGATTGATTCTCTTAGAAATAGAGATATAGATAAAGAGATACAACATGATTTGCTGATGCTTAGGATTGGAGATAATGCAGTAATTGAAAAATATGCCAATAAAATAGCTGATTATATCAAAAAGAATATTTTAAATGGAGACGCAGACGGAACTTTTTCTATAGCTGTAAGATTTACAGAGCCGATGCATATAACTCAAAAGTTAGGAAGTTTGGTGAGTGAGAAAACAGGATTAAAAATAATTAATATCAATCAAGATGACTATATGGATTACATTCCCATGATAGGGCAGGTTGCGCGTGAAAATATAGCAAACAAATTTGATATAGAAAAAGAAGCAGCATTCAATGTCGAGAATAAAAAAATTATAATTCTTGAAGATATAACTAAAACGGGCTTTGTCTTTGGGCAAATGTCGAAACCTTTAAATAAAGCACACGCCTCCAGCATAATACCTCTTACCATATTTGACATAAGAGATGCACTTGCTCCCAAAAAGATCAAAGGGGTACAAGCGCACACCCCAATAGATGAACTGTTTAATATTAATGACTATCTCAAAAGATATATGGCGGAAAATCCTGAAGATATAGCCAAAAAAATTATTGAGTTGAAAGGCAATACCACGAAATATTTTTACTACGCTCTCAGCGAGTTGATGAAAGAAAACAATGCTGCATTCGGCATTATAGTAAAAAGACTATATGAAAGCGATGCGGAGCAAGCAAGACTTGCTCTTATTGAAGATATGTCCTTAATGCATCTTAAATATCCAAGTATTTCAAGTAACATGATACCTCTTATATTTTTTATTGAAAATAATCTTACCACTGAAGAATTAAGAAAAAAAGGAAATGTTTCTACTGAATATTTTGAACATTACAGAGGAGACGAGTTTGAGGATTCAAAAGGAATTCTTGAAATGACTTCAGATGATCTTGGAAAATGGGGCGAGTTCCAGTGGCTCATTCCTCTGTACTGCAGACTGCACGGCTTTACGAAAGTGCATATAAAAATGCAGGAAGATGCTAAAATAAGAACTTCTCAAAATAATTTAATGCTTGATGTCGCGCAGCAGCTTAATATTAACATACTTTATCAGTACCAGTCTGAAGAGATTCCTAAAATTGAAGATAATAAATTAAGAGAAGATATCAGAAAAGCCATTAAAGATAAGAAACTTGAAGAAGCTGTTAAAGAAGCTCGAGAAACTTTTAGAAAAGCTATACTAAACAATGTAGAAAATGGCAGTATGGAATACAAAGACACTATCAAAGAGGTAATGAAAAAAGTTAACGAAATCGTAAGAGAGATAATTAAGTTTGATTTATCTCCGGACTCATACAGCATAGTTGTTGGGGGATCTCTTGTAAACGGAAGTGTCACTCCGTCCTCTGATATATACTATGATGTTATAGCGAGAGATAAGGCC
The sequence above is a segment of the Candidatus Endomicrobium procryptotermitis genome. Coding sequences within it:
- a CDS encoding AAA family ATPase, giving the protein MRKFKLFMRKSWGWVIAGVVAVAMVFLAIYGLSKLESFYRNMTLATMPLQFIMVAINALIFVFFYMYFFTKRGFGQTKKSKVKIDDIKVTFNEVIGLEGAKKEALEVVQLIKDRKHLQKMGGKIIKGLLLMGPPGTGKTLLAKAIATECGIPFINMAGSEFVEVFVGVGASRVRNLFKKAREYAYTDGACIIFIDEIEVIGRGRTFTSFGGGEETNSTQNQLLVEMDGLDSKKNNVIVIAATNADESVLDKALLRPGRFDRKINITLPNLREREKLFEFYLKKVHVSENVKIDRLARKAVYKSPADIENIVKESALIATRKKKDAIEMDDISEAMDRIDLGLETHLEMTPKELEQTAYHEAGHAVALYLHHPTDDVFKITVKSHAGSLGLVAHHPKEEFHSHNKEKLLADIVVALSGYMAEKIKYNTTTTGVSGDFKKAMHIANTMVWQLGMGTGGFVGDFSIIPKEEMSSNLKEKLNNETIAIMNSSLAKVEELLRQNWDVVDAVAKRLVIDKEMDFDDLEETFEKFGKKREYPAVEVIAAESAKIDGGGTVFANSDENCDTKEKE